TTGAATTTGCTATAATTAAAATATGAAAATCTATATCACTCGCAAGATTCCGGAAGCCGGGATTAAAAAATTACAAGATAAAGGATACGAAGTGACTATTAATTCCGAAGACCGGGTTTTGGCTAAAGAAGAATTAACAGCGGCTCTCCAAGGAAAAAATTACGATGCCGTGCTGTGTCTTTTGACTGACAAAATTGATGATGAGGTTTTAGCCGCGGCCGGTCCCCAAGTGAAAATTTTCGCTAATTATGCGGTCGGTGTTGATAATATTGACCTTCCAGCGGCCAAGAAGCGGGGGATAATAGTTTCTAATACGCCTGGCGTTTTGACCGAAAGTGTAGCTGAATTGACAATCGGTCTGATTTTTGCCATTACCAAAAGAATCGTTGAGGCCGATGAATTCACCCGGAGAGGGAAATTCGTGGGCTGGGCGCCTATGCTTTTTTTGGGCACAGACCTTAAAGATAAAACTTTGGGAATAATAGGACTGGGCCGGATTGGCGGCGAAGTGGCGCGCCGGATGCATGACGGATTTGGCATGAATATTATTTATTTTGATGCCAAACGCAACGAAGAATTGGAAAAAATTTATCATATTGAATACGCCGATTTGGAAACTCTGCTTAAAATTTCGGATGTTGTTTCGGTTCATGTTCCTTTACTTCCGGCTACCCGTCATTTAATTGACGCTCAAAAATTGGCGATGATGAAACCAAGCGCTTATCTTATTAACACTTCCCGCGGCCCGATTATTGATGAAATCGCTCTTGAGGAAGCCCTCAAGAATAAAGTCATCCGGGGAGCGGCCATAGATGTTTATGAAAATGAGCCGGCTCTAACTCCGGGCTTAGCTGAGCTGGATAATATCGTTTTAACCCCGCACATTGCCTCGGCTTCTTTGGAAACGCGAAGCAAGATGGCGGAAATGGCGGCTGACAATATTATCGCTGTTTTGGAAAATAAAACTCCGCCAAATCCAGTTAAGATATAAATTACAAATATTTATTTACTCAAAATAAAAAAGAGGGAGTTATTTAACTCCCTCTTTATCTTTAAAGTTGGTGGCGCGTTTCGCCTTTTAGAAGCAAATCAAAATCGGAAATAAAAACTTCGGTTTCAGGCTGGTCTTTGATAAGTCGCGTGTCAATGCCGATATAGAAAGTTGACCATAATTTTCTGGCTAATGCCTGAAACGGTTCAAAATATTCTTTTCCGTAAACTTCGAAAATCCACTCTTTTTCTTTGTCGCTGGCACCGCGGGCATAGTTGTTAAACCAGATAACGCCGACAAATAATCTTCTTCGCGATTCCGAATTGTCTTGATGCGGCATCAATAAGCCGATTGACTCACTTTTAGCTAAACTGGACTCAGTGCAAGATTTGCCAATACAAGATGCCAAAACATAACCTTTCCGAACCAGCCATCGGCCAACCCAAACTGAAATTACTTCCCCGGATTTTCTTCGTTTCATGCCTACCTCCTTATTTTAAAATTTTTTAAAGTGCGGCTAGTGCCCTCGGGAGGATTCGAACCTCCACTAACAGGTCCGAAGCCTGTCGTGATATCCGTTTCACTACGAGGGCGAAAATTGGCCTTTTTTAATTTTTTAATTATAAATAATTTTTAAATATTTGGCAAGATTAAGTTTTTAAATTTTATCTCTATTTTCGTGATATAATTTATTCATGGAATTCCCCAAAGAAGTTTTAGAATTAACGGAAAAATTAAAAAAATCCGGTTATCAGGTTTTTCTGGTGGGCGGCTGTGTCCGTAATTTTCTATTAGAGAAAAAATCCAAGGACTGGGATATTACCACTAACGCCAACCCCGAAGAAATCCAGAAAATTTTTGCGGATTTTGGCGGCGCTTCGGCTGATAAACCTGCCACCGTTTATGAAAATACTTTCGGAACGGTCGGCGTAAAAACGGAATCCGAAGACCCGACGCTCAAAATTATCGAGGTGACCACTTTTCGTCTGGAAGGAAAATATACCGACAAAAGGCATCCTGATGAAATAAAATTCGCCAAAACCATTGAAGAGGATTTATCCCGTCGTGATTTTACCGTAAATGCTCTGGCGCTTGAAATGCCGGCAGAAAAATTTCCAAAAATCATTGACCCTTACGGCGGCCAAAAAGATTTAAAAAATAAAATTATCCGCACGGTAGGGGAGCCCGAAGAACGTTTTAGCGAAGATGCTCTGCGTTTGATGCGGGCGGTTCGTTTTGCCACGGAATTGAATTTTACGATTGAAGATAAAACAGCGGCGGCCATTAAAAAAGAATCCAAACTTTTGGCCGTTATCGCCAAAGAAAGAATCCGCGATGAACTGGAAAAAATAATAATGTCCGAGCGCGCGGCTGAAGGCATAAAAAAATTGGCGGAATTGGGTTTGCTCAGCCATATCATTCCGGAATTAACCGAAGGAATCGGCGTCGGACAGAACAAACACCATATATATGAAGTTTTTGACCATGGCGTCCGCGCCTTGGATTACGCCGCTAAAAATAATTGTTCGTTGATTATCCGGCTAGCTACCTTGCTTCACGATGTTGGTAAGCCGCGAACCAAAAGAGGGGAAGGAGAAGATTCCACTTTTTATAATCATGAAATTGTCGGCGCCAAAATGACTTTTCAAATCCTCAGCCGGCTTCATTTCCCGAAAGAAATTATTGAAAAAACAACTCATTTAGTCCGCTATCATCTCTTCTACTATAATGTAGGCGAAGTTACCGAAGCCGGAGTGCGCCGGTTTTTGCACCGGGTGAAACCGGAGAATATAGACGACCTGATAAAAGTCCGCGAAGCCGACCGCATCGGCTCCGGCGTTCCCAAGGCCGTTCCTTATAAACTTCGCCATCTGCTTTTTATGGTGGAAAAAGTAAAACAAGATCCGCTTTCGCCGAAAATGCTGGCGGTTGACGGAAAAGACGTGATGGAAATCGCCAAAATTGAGCCCGGCCCGAAAGTCGGGCAGATTTTAAGCATTTTGCTTGATGAAATTCTGGAAGATCCGAAGAAAAATGAAAAGAAATATCTGGAAAACCGGATTGAAGAACTGATAAAATTAAAAGACCAGGAATTAAAAAAAATGTCCGAAGGCGCTAAAGAAAAAAAGGAAGAATTTGAGGGCGGGCTTGAATCAGAAATGAAAAAGAAATATTATGTTTAAACACCTTTAACGCCATGGCCATAAAACCGATTTGCAATAAGTGTAAAAAAGAATTAAAGAAATTCGGCGCAATTTTGTTCAGCCCGCCGGATAAAGAAAGCAAAGTTAAAAAATTCCATATTTGCGAAAATTGCTATA
This DNA window, taken from bacterium, encodes the following:
- a CDS encoding D-glycerate dehydrogenase; translation: MKIYITRKIPEAGIKKLQDKGYEVTINSEDRVLAKEELTAALQGKNYDAVLCLLTDKIDDEVLAAAGPQVKIFANYAVGVDNIDLPAAKKRGIIVSNTPGVLTESVAELTIGLIFAITKRIVEADEFTRRGKFVGWAPMLFLGTDLKDKTLGIIGLGRIGGEVARRMHDGFGMNIIYFDAKRNEELEKIYHIEYADLETLLKISDVVSVHVPLLPATRHLIDAQKLAMMKPSAYLINTSRGPIIDEIALEEALKNKVIRGAAIDVYENEPALTPGLAELDNIVLTPHIASASLETRSKMAEMAADNIIAVLENKTPPNPVKI
- a CDS encoding HDIG domain-containing protein, translated to MEFPKEVLELTEKLKKSGYQVFLVGGCVRNFLLEKKSKDWDITTNANPEEIQKIFADFGGASADKPATVYENTFGTVGVKTESEDPTLKIIEVTTFRLEGKYTDKRHPDEIKFAKTIEEDLSRRDFTVNALALEMPAEKFPKIIDPYGGQKDLKNKIIRTVGEPEERFSEDALRLMRAVRFATELNFTIEDKTAAAIKKESKLLAVIAKERIRDELEKIIMSERAAEGIKKLAELGLLSHIIPELTEGIGVGQNKHHIYEVFDHGVRALDYAAKNNCSLIIRLATLLHDVGKPRTKRGEGEDSTFYNHEIVGAKMTFQILSRLHFPKEIIEKTTHLVRYHLFYYNVGEVTEAGVRRFLHRVKPENIDDLIKVREADRIGSGVPKAVPYKLRHLLFMVEKVKQDPLSPKMLAVDGKDVMEIAKIEPGPKVGQILSILLDEILEDPKKNEKKYLENRIEELIKLKDQELKKMSEGAKEKKEEFEGGLESEMKKKYYV